The following are encoded together in the Strongyloides ratti genome assembly S_ratti_ED321, chromosome : 2 genome:
- a CDS encoding Dynein heavy chain at 62B, giving the protein MYKNDLKKQTIGDISFQFTPNAGQLKLTDIRKSFHNGQIEKKVSHFGIGKATCKLKISQDIFIPFIGSSLSYGLNVIGKNVSNQHQIISSPETDRRQKKNNIIDTIENELEDIDMDINYCLSREKDVIEFPSWDNQLRGIECRVEKMGLVIYEDIVKIILNELYDLWPKWNLRARGIIVKRRLQNFKKIFIEKCITFDKYPFWRKDFSFSPMKSNIDCKTKLHFFINQDFFENVRKNLIFDWENFFENSNFKGGRSLEELVEEVDNFIMKATRITRFHWPLSICKTLLKFSQEWISWVGEDSEENINKFFNGIASLQRHLLITVIKENFQKFLKYRSSDNTSNVDTDCDEYLDDSDNELLLYNVVKQISILGDEIPRCETKLFPEMFGKIKFINCGNDVNLPLFRIRFHDIFVPFEKEYLELRNNVNIFLADNFQPDKWKTLCLNCLDYQKRLNIKGSTTFSESIMVNYISKKTMLQDKTSDMIGELRRHMDDYLSLKMKDTIDFYGNASSKLYGKSEIDQICSIAQVIEKDLPILKKKLEDVKSAFKVVLELDMANETIFLKLFNILHLPKNLTLLIELIQSILKVDQEDIEKEIVIQAKEMYDEVSALDREVHFAKRKYVNSKYYKEIDRIVKRFEDAEKRLKVIVEEFPILEKRMEVLDLPPLNIDIKKLLSRTSVFKNFANVNFKISHFYEKMMCQLVSKIEYNKYDDLFIEIKKNFETLKIDKQKYNDIVLTNVIDVVLRRMENMLNECNEVMPILKMLCSEGMRDRHFSKIFQSIDNTEITKENLTVRKLLELNLIEQVDVCEEVTEIANKELRLEETLKQMQEQWEELESSSLNNILFDSVTQSLLNEHIIKTQTIISSPFAEAIMDQLNKWLKTLFEASNILELYKACHLKWQAMEPIFVNEDIVYQMPDEWRLFQNVDSRWRLISLKIMQYKQAIKIIETNVKEDLNKILEDIKSIQNGFEKYLQTRKINYPRLFFLANTELLEMLAQYRNTKSICNFLPKMFSSIYDLTFNTRGDIIEIINENDEKLLLSRPIHASLSKSHLEKRLNELEKEMIWSLRNTLKKLIQNNGISFEKCEIILEGNLDQICLLYYRLNITQCIENGINSSKINFSIDTLQKFRSNCQKLLKINKNIWLKKKLLLQTLIVEIDEYVDICKQLIESEVYLVDHLLWKKELRYYWKNDNLFIRILHMNIIYSYEFLSISQLITPTVETKKLWRHLLYAQIQNYGGIICGPPATGKSESCKTLAALLGRHSFSFNCSEQVSKSRIEDLLTGAALSGTCLCLDEFNRLQTNTMAWFANHVVGIYQSISSKSMKYEIMNNEIVLKSNFFIAVTLNPDKIGRYPIPDNVTPAFKVIIANTPGLLTICESYLKMNEFKDYQTLSTNVIKTMNILESLLTPMKHYSFKLRIIFSIITEAVINKNNNIPEFEAVKMAMAFIIKPFLIEKDNVVFDTVLNYTFYEKMLNRKNSYKLYDDEEMNKTFTLITQSLSFTIDTKYKHKCFEIMMISRISKAILMLGCSLTGKSTLLKLASEMLNHISNKKIIIKRFNPSRFSQESIFGTFHQTFNDWNNGFLVEMLMSKLDETEELWIVFDGLLDSEWAESLNSLLDSNNKLNLANGESILLESNIKIFFETDSVEKIAASTISRCRVINTNDIVIEISSCLEAEEQYNSILSVASLLKFPNMTIKNYFYTQLQNILTVYKKFWNQSLSNTLMYEIQYIFQNLIIPKENFLKDFNLDKIIPPHPMPLNKSSNNLFDNIHLKKLNDILLKLIYGNQFIILAGTFGSGKTTFLEKFTSSLDVSLWEIYKFDITTETTATIFLDSLLQTKLFRVTKDHYTVPGNRNILIIINSLHLVNDNSRNSIWEFLRCCYDRKIIQHIDGSVCTFENVYFLAEYSAKYIDDIVEKIPQRMRRYVIPISFPNVLKLKRQETTLNSFVNQLKLFAENNTIIYNEIYFYYKYLSENQKISYRILDDYCKEYIKKENNFVIFNNENKQKVQIPLKSFKEYLLKKRKDFINLFYIIEIPITDTISRRIAFYWKTLFIHNYHSITFTSYNSWDIEIISFACYIEKINFEIIYPDATPTHWNVILMKSINIAVVEEKKVLIYIPDNIYNKETKKTILKDVKQLVNGGLPLDLFGPKSINELADSFYMRTSMKPTSEVLKNQEQLSDVDHFKATTNEWKKYKCIKELLKSNLKIRFAITDNTNGIGNLRDIQDYCIIEDWRRWTEDDLLNIGISILEESNEFSDGNSINFVQKMINIHNVIRKVDNSYSTKHFIDYCKTYCYLCKKMRIGIETLDKRYKAGIKRIIKADEQMNFLQQELLRLQPELLRTSLETSQLICVIEKETIDVENAKEVVAANEFKANTTATNAQSLKADCENELSEAIPALESAIDALQCIDQKDISMLKAMRYPPSGVRLCMEAICILLEEEPAKIHEPGKKAKLDYWVTAQKLLSDMRFLQRIKNFDKDKIPLKVIRRIRRDYLSREDLDTENIKASSVAAEGLVKWIKGIDTYLRISEIIEPKKKKLKEAELLVKTEMKLLESRRKALIEITERLQKLSDQFSQMSQRKEDLIENIKNCEIKMGRAERLLNALTTEKGKWKDKLLELKQESEVYKYNMLVGSSIMEYISNWNSNKKEEMIDKITKISGCKESFKMSMFLDPTSEYLNCNKDLINTFAIVLSSRKVPLVLDTQGGVPRNMSYMIGQKLVIIDCHDKNVSCVLKNCIIEGKILLIENVVNPVPLVIYQVCNKQLFNIKEIKMLRFNNEMIPYNDNFHLILCSNQKINQFSSEFISYLCCIEITINEEIIRSHLSEELLKVIASNQMSRKEILDKNNLDLCNKLKNIEENILMLLAKSKDLDNETSIDMLNEMKTVTLKIQENKMEIHLINDHLTQVTNSYMSVINHTIKIIKILMNLPILNKLYGRSLNFLINVFRDALINVASDIKETNNNQLRDDISKYFIQLFGMALFNPHKQIFEFVVSNLVNFDYFTSIHEFNMDKLFNEYEKFIKLTNKQNNDLFENLKKIYTFNKPVLLAYSSSISSDYLLQSLHQLSMNVNINQRCHIFSIEEIDKINWNKYYKDGEWIIIENCHLGTPQHISQLIYILKNLTNNEIKNFSEKFRLFATISNSIMTENCALLDNITVVAMDQIFNIRSFLKFCYTNKVICEIHDNAKTYIFRETLYKLCIFHYVLIERSKYGIYGWFNEFSPTFTDFVSMINLYKENMTIIKHENFESIYQNILELSYQGKMSDENDLFTFIVLAKWIFVGLNKFDNIIIENLLNFDLTSSSDVISSKFDNYHFCQSLHLSGLNKHISEVFLQHEVITHREFILKMIGKSSKVLKINDIFRRGTLKNENVEKNDFPYILEKIPSSYTLRNLLHLDHVSYCITNEINFLKTKIKESSKVFLQIQYLETILLEKGIRKIDLRRILRPISIIEGIKLDYAKKYDCSIEEIYCYGTIKEPEDKSHVLELQGCYLIGCTYDIKTQKNMYILKELSPSDNPSTPIPNIYVCLKNVSSNFLQTLSKKFLMSELVLNKKHQDNQAKIFKKMYFQLYHYDNVLNEYLPILPIMIHSNIPESHWCLRGIKLLTSSPKIF; this is encoded by the exons atgtataaaaatgaCTTGAAAAAACAAACAATTGGTGATATCAGTTTTCAATTTACACCAAATGCAGgtcaattaaaattaactgATATAAGAAAATCATTTCATAATGGtcaaattgaaaaaaaag taTCTCATTTTGGAATTGGAAAAGCAActtgtaaattaaaaatatctcaagatatttttattcctTTTATTGGAAGTTCATTATCATATGGTTTAAATGTTATTGGTAAAAATGTTAGTAATCAACATCAAATAATATCAAGTCCAGAAACAGATAGACgtcaaaaaaagaataatattattgatacTATAGAGAATGAATTAGAAGATATTGATATGgatataaattattgtttaagTAGAGAAAAAGATGTTATTGAATTTCCTTCATGGGATAATCAATTGAGAGGAATTGAATGTCGTGTTGAAAAAATGGGTCTTGTAATATATGAagatattgtaaaaattattttaaatgagcTATATGATTTATGGCCAAAATGGAATTTAAGAGCTCGGGGAATTATTGTCAAAAGGcgtttacaaaattttaaaaaaatttttattgaaaaatgtattacttttgataaatatcCCTTTTGGAGAAaagatttttctttttctccTATGAAAAGTAACATTGATTGTAAAACAaagttacatttttttataaatcaagatttttttgaaaatgtaagaaagaatttaatatttgattgggaaaacttttttgaaaatagtaattttaaagGTGGTAGAAGTTTGGAAGAACTTGTTGAGGAagttgataattttattatgaaaGCAACACGTATAACTAGATTTCATTGGCCTTTATCTATTTGCAAAACTTTACTAAAATTTTCACAAGAATGGATCAGTTGGGTTGGTGAAGATTctgaagaaaatattaataagttttttaatgGTATTGCTTCATTGCAAAGACACTTACTTATAACAgtgataaaagaaaattttcagaaatttttgaaatatagaAGTTCAGACAATACTAGTAATGTTGACACAGATTGTGATGAATATCTTGATGATTCAGATAATGAATTGCTTCTTTATAATGTTGTGAAACAAATTTCTATTTTAGGAGATGAAATACCAAGATGtgaaacaaaattatttccTGAAATGTTTGGaaagattaaatttattaattgtgGAAATGATGTTAATCTTCCATTATTTCGAATACGATTTCATGATATATTTGTTCCATTTGAAAAAGAATACCTTGAATTAcgtaataatgttaatatttttttagctGATAATTTTCAACCTGACAAATGGAAAACATTATGCTTAAATTGTTTGGACTAtcaaaaaagattaaatattaaaggaAGTACAACATTTTCAGAATCAATTATggtaaattatatttctaaaaaaacaATGTTACAAGACAAAACTTCTGATATGATTGGAGAATTAAGAAGGCATATGGATGATTacttatcattaaaaatgaaagatACAATAGATTTTTATGGAAATGCAAGTTCAAAATTATATGGAAAAAGTGAAATTGATCAGATTTGTTCTATTGCTCAAGTCATAGAAAAAGATCTTCCTAtactaaaaaagaaattagaAGATGTGAAAAGTGCTTTTAAAGTTGTTCTTGAATTAGATATGGCAAatgaaacaatatttttaaaactttttaatatattacatttacctaaaaatttaacactTCTTATTGAACTTATTCAAAGTATTCTTAAGGTTGATCAAGAGgatattgaaaaagaaattgtaATTCAGGCAAAAGAGATGTATGATGAAGTTTCGGCATTAGATAGAGAAGTACACTTTGCCAAAAGAAAATATGTAAatagtaaatattataaagaaattgatCGTATTGTAAAAAGATTTGAAGATGCTGAAAAAAGGTTAAAAGTAATAGTAGAAGAATTTcctattttagaaaaaagaaTGGAAGTTCTAGATCTTCCTCCTTTAAAtatagatattaaaaaattattaagtaGAACATCagtgtttaaaaattttgctaacgtcaattttaaaattagtcatttttatgaaaaaatgaTGTGCCAATTAGTAAGTAAAATAGAATATAATAAGTATGATGAtctttttattgaaattaaaaaaaattttgaaacattgaaaattgataaacaaaaatacaATGATATTGTATTAACAAATGTCATTGATGTAGTTTTGAGAAGAATggaaaatatgttaaatgaATGCAATGAAGTTATGCCCATCCTGAAAATGTTGTGTTCTGAAGGAATGAGAGATAGAcattttagtaaaatttttcaatcaATAGATAATACTGAAATTACCAAGGAAAATTTAACCGttagaaaattattagaattaaACTTAATTGAACAAGTAGATGTTTGTGAAGAAGTCACTGAAATAGCAAATAAAGAACTACGATTAGAAGAAACATTAAAACAAATGCAGGAACAGTGGGAAGAACTAGAATCTTcaagtttaaataatatattatttgatagTGTTACTCAAAGTTTGCTTAATGAACATATTATAAAGACACAAACAATAATATCTTCACCATTTGCTGAAGCAATAATGgatcaattaaataaatggTTAAAAACACTTTTTGAAGCttctaatattttagaaCTATATAAAGCATGCCATTTAAAATGGCAGGCAATGGAACctatttttgttaatgaaGATATTGTTTATCAAATGCCAGATGAATGGAGattatttcaaaatgttGATTCCAGATGGCGGCTTATTTCATTGAAAATTATGCAATATAAACAAGCCATTAAAATCATTGAAACTAATGTTAAGgaagatttaaataaaatattagaagATATAAAATCAATTCAGAATggatttgaaaaatatttacaaacaagaaaaattaactatccaagattattttttcttgCTAATACAGAACTTTTAGAAATGTTAGCACAATATAGAAATACCAAATCAATATGTAATTTCTTACCAAAAATGTTTAGTTCAATTTATGATCTTACATTTAATACTAGAGGAGACATAAttgaaattataaatgaaaatgatgaaaaaCTTTTACTTTCAAGACCAATACATGCATCATTATCAAAATCACATCTAGAAAAACGACTTAATGAATTAGAAAAAGAGATGATTTGGAGTTTAAGAAATACTCTCAAAAAACTAATTCAAAATAATGGTATTAGTTTTGAAAAATGTGAAATTATTTTGGAAGGAAATTTAGATCAAATTTGTTTACTATATTATCGTCTTAACATAACACAATGTATAGAAAATGGAATAAATagttcaaaaataaatttttcaatagaTACCTTACAAAAGTTTAGATCAAATTGTCagaaattattgaaaattaataaaaatatatggcTAAAAAAGAAACTACTTTTGCAAACGCTGATAGTTGAAATTGATGAGTATGTTGATATATGTAAACAACTTATTGAATCGGAAGTTTATCTTGTCGATCATCTTCTATGGAAAAAAGAATTACGATATTACtggaaaaatgataatttattcattAGGATTCTTcatatgaatattatttactCATATGAATTTTTGAGTATTTCTCAGTTAATAACACCAACCGTGGAAACAAAAAAACTTTGGAGACATTTATTATATGCTCAAATCCAAAATTATGGTGGTATAATTTGTGGTCCTCCAGCAACTGGAAAAAGTGAATCATGTAAAACATTAGCAGCACTTCTTGGTAGACActctttttcatttaattgttCAGAACAA gTTTCAAAAAGTCGAATAGAAGATTTACTTACTGGAGCAGCACTTTCAGGAACATGTTTATGTTTAGATGAATTTAATAGATTGCAAACAAATACAATGGCCTGGTTTGCAAATCATGTCGTTGGAATTTATCAAAGTATTTCTTCAAAAAGTATGAAATATGAAATTATGAATAATGAAATAGTATTaaaatctaatttttttattgctgTTACATTGAATCCTGATAAAATAGGAAGATACCCCATACCTGATAATGTTACTCCGGCATTTAAAGTTATCATAGCAAATACACCAGGACTTTTAACTATTTGTGAAAGTTATCTAAAAATGAATGAATTTAAGGATTATCAAACTTTATCAACAAATGTTATAAAGACTATGAATATATTAGAATCTCTATTAACTCCAATGAAACATTATTCTTTTAAGCttagaataatattttctattataacAGAAGCtgtaataaacaaaaataataatattcctGAATTTGAAGCTGTTAAAATGGCAATggcatttattataaaaccTTTTCTTATTGAAAAAGATAATGTGGTATTTGATACTGTTCtcaattatactttttatgaaaaaatgttaaatcgaaaaaatagttataaattGTATGATGACGAAGAAATGaataaaacatttacatTGATTACACAAAGTTTATCATTTACAATTGATACAAAATATAAGCATAAATGTTTTGAAATCATGATGATTTCTCGAATCTCAAAAGCAATTCTAATGTTAGGTTGTTCATTGACAGGAAAATCAACACTTCTAAAACTTGCTTCAGAAATGTTAAATCATATTtcgaataaaaaaattatcattaaaagatttaatcCCAGTCGATTTTCACAAGAATCAATTTTTGGCACATTTCATCAAACTTTTAACGATTGGAATAATGGCTTTTTGGTTGAAATGTTAATGAGTAAATTAGATGAAACCGAAGAATTATGGATAGTTTTTGATGGTTTATTAGATTCTGAATGGGCAGAATCACTTAATAGTTTGTTagatagtaataataaactaAATTTAGCTAATGGTGAAAGTATATTACTAgaaagtaatattaaaatattttttgaaacagATTCTGTTGAAAAAATTGCTGCAAGTACAATTAGTAGGTGTAGAGTAATTAATACAAATGATATTGTTATTGAAATATCTTCATGTTTAGAAGCAGAAGAACAGTACAATTCTATATTAAGTGTTGCTAGTTTGTTAAAGTTTCCAAATAtgactattaaaaattatttttatacacaacttcaaaatattttaactgtttataaaaaattttggaaTCAATCATTATCTAACACTTTGATGTATGaaattcaatatatttttcaaaatttaataatacctaaagaaaattttctaaaagattttaatttGGATAAAATAATACCACCACATCCAATGcctttaaataaatcatcaaataatttatttgataatattcatttaaaaaaattaaatgacatattgttaaaattaatatatggtaatcaatttattatattagcTGGAACATTTGGATCTGGTAAAACAACATTTTTGGAAAAATTTACCTCATCACTAGATGTTTCTTTATgggaaatatataaatttgatataacAACTGAAACAACAGcaacaatatttttagattcaCTACTACAAACTAAATTATTTAGAGTTACAAAAGATCATTATACTGTACCTGGAAAtcgtaatattttaattattattaactcACTTCATTTAGTTAATGATAATTCAAGAAATAGTATTTGGGAATTTTTACGTTGCTGTTATGATAGAAAGATAATCCAACACATTGATGGTTCTGTGTGTACATTTGAAAATGTTTACTTTCTTGCTGAGTACTCTGCAAAATATATTGATGATATTGTGGAAAAAATTCCACAACGTATGCGTAGATATGTTATTCCTATTTCATTTcctaatgttttaaaattgaaaaggCAAGAAACAACTTTGAATTCATTTGtaaatcaattaaaattatttgccgaaaataatactattatatataatgaaatatatttttattataaatatttgtctgaaaatcaaaaaatatcataCAGAATATTGGATGATTATTgtaaagaatatattaagaaagaaaataattttgtaatatttaataatgaaaataaacaaaaagttCAAATTCCATTGAAGTCATTCAAagaatatttgttaaaaaaaagaaaagattttataaatttgttttatataattgaaattCCTATTACAGATACTATCTCAAGGCGTATAGCTTTTTATTGGAAGACactttttattcataattaTCATTCTATAACATTTACTTCATATAATTCTTGGGATAtagaaattatttcatttgcttgttatattgaaaaaattaattttgaaataatatatccTGACGCTACTCCAACACATTGGAATGTTATTCTAATGAAATCTATTAACATTGCTGTTGTTGAggagaaaaaagttttaatatatattccagataatatttataataaagaaacaAAGAAGACAATCTTGAAAGATGTAAAACAATTAGTTAATGGTGGATTACCTCTTGATTTATTTGGTCCAAAATCAATAAATGAATTGGCTGATTCTTTTTATATGAGAACTTCAATGAAACCAACTTCagaagttttaaaaaatcaagaaCAATTGTCAGATGTTGA cCATTTTAAAGCAACAACAAATGAatggaaaaaatataaatgtataaaagaattattaaaatcaaatttaaaaattcgaTTTGCTATAACAGATAATACTAATGGAATAGGAAATTTACGTGATATTCAAGATTACTGTATAATAGAAGACTGGAGAAGATGGACAGAAgatgatttattaaatattggtATTTCAATTTTAGAAGAATCCAATGAATTTAGTGATGGtaattcaattaattttgttcaaaaaatgataaatatacataatgTAATAAGAAAAGTTGATAACTCATATTCcacaaaacattttattgattattgtaaaacttattgttatttatgtaaaaaaatgagAATTGGTATTGAGACATTAGATAAAAGGTATAAAGCAGGTATTAAGAGAATTATAAAAGCTGATGAACAGATGAATTTTTTACAACAAGAATTATTACGTCTTCAACCAGAATTACTTAGAACATCACTGGAGACATCTCAATTAATATGTgtaattgaaaaagaaacaatTGATGTTGAAAATGCTAAAGAAGTTGTGGCAGCTAATGAATTTAAAGCTAATACCACTGCAACAAATGCTCAATCATTAAAAGCTGACTGTGAAAATGAGTTGTCTGAAGCTATACCAGCACTAGAATCTGCTATAGATGCATTACAATGTATTGATCAAAAAGATATTAGTATGCTTAAAGCAATGCGATACCCACCAAGTGGTGTTCGACTTTGTATGGAGGCAATATGTATTCTTTTAGAAGAGGAACCAGCGAAAATTCATGAACCAGGAAAAAAAGCAAAACTTGACTATTGGGTTACAGCTCAAAAATTGTTGTCTGATATGCGTTTTTTacaaagaattaaaaattttgataaagataagataccattaaaagtaattagAAGAATAAGAAGAGACTACCTTTCAAGGGAAGATCTTGATacagaaaatattaaagctTCATCAGTTGCTGCTGAAGGTTTAGTTAAATGGATTAAGGGTATTGATACATATTTAAGAATAAGTGAAATAATTGAaccaaagaaaaaaaaattaaaagaggCAGAATTATTAGTTAAAACAGAGATGAAATTACTAGAATCAAGGAGAAAAGCTTTAATTGAGATTACAGAACGTTTACAAAAATTGAGTGATCAATTTAGTCAGATGAGTCAAAGAAAAGAagatttaattgaaaatattaaaaattgtgaaATAAAAATGGGAAGAGCAGAAAGATTGTTAAATGCTTTGACAACAGAAAAAGGTAAATGgaaagataaattattagaattaaAACAAGAATCAGaagtttataaatataatatgcTTGTTGGTTCTTCAATTATGGAATATATAAGTAATTggaatagtaataaaaaagaagaaatgaTAGATaagataacaaaaatttcaGGATGTAaagaatcttttaaaatgtcAATGTTTTTAGATCCTACTtcagaatatttaaattgtaataaaGATTTAATTAATACATTTGCAATTGTTTTATCAAGTCGAAAAGTTCCACTTGTTTTGGATACTCAAGGTGGTGTTCCAAGAAATATGTCATATATGATTGGTCAAAAACTTGTTATTATTGATTGTcatgataaaaatgtttcttgtgttttaaaaaattgtattatagaaggaaaaattttacttattgAAAATGTTGTTAACCCAGTTCCATTAGTTATTTATCAAGTATgtaataaacaattatttaatatcaaagaaattaaaatgcttagatttaataatgaaatgattccttataatgataattttcatttaatattatgtaGTAATCAGAAGATTAATCAATTCTCAAGTGAATTTATCTCTTATCTTTGTTGTATAGAAATTACAATTAATGAAGAAATTATTAGAAGTCATTTGTCagaagaattattaaaagttattgcATCAAATCAAATGTCaagaaaagaaattttagataaaaataatttagatttatgtaataaacttaaaaatattgaagaaaatattttgatgcTTTTAGCTAAAAGTAAAGACCTTGATAATGAAACTTCAATTGATATGTTAAATGAAATGAAGACagttacattaaaaattcaagaaaataaaatggaaatacatttaattaatGACCATTTGACTCAAGTAACTAATAGTTACATGTCAGTGATAAATCATACAATCaagattattaaaatctTAATGAATTTACCTATACTAAATAAATTGTATGGACGTTCACTTAACTTTTTGATTAATGTTTTTAGAGATGCATTAATTAATGTTGCATCTGACATTAaagaaacaaataataatcagTTAAGAGAtgatatatcaaaatattttatacaactGTTTGGCATGGCACTTTTTAATCCccataaacaaatatttgaATTTGTTGTGTCaaatttagttaattttGACTATTTTACTTCAATACATGAATTTAATATGGATAAGTTATTTAATGagtatgaaaaatttattaaattaacaaataaacaaaataatgattTGTTCGagaatcttaaaaaaatatatacttttaataaaccAGTTCTTCTTGCATATTCTTCATCAATATCAAGTGATTATCTTTTACAATCACTTCATCAACTTTCAATGaatgttaatattaatcAAAGATGTCACATATTTTCAATAGaagaaattgataaaattaattggaataaatattataaagatgGTGAATGGattataatagaaaattgTCATCTTGGCACACCTCAACATATTTcacaattaatttatattttaaaaaatttaacaaataatgaaataaaaaatttttcagaAAAATTTCGATTATTTGCTACAATTTCAAATAGTATAATGACAGAAAATTGCGCATTATTAGATAATATCACTGTTGTTGCAATGGATCAAATCTTTAATATAagaagttttttaaaattttgttacacaaataaagttatatgtGAGATACATGATAATGCAAagacatatatatttagagaaacattatataaattatgtatatttCACTATGTATTAATTGAAAGATCTAAATATGGTATTTATGGTTGGTTTAATGAATTTTCACCAACATTTACAGATTTTGTTAGTatgattaatttatataaagaaaacaTGACAATCATAAAACATGAAAATTTTGAATcaatatatcaaaatatattagaatTATCTTATCAGGGAAAAATGTCAGatgaaaatgatttatttacttttatagtATTAGCAAAATGGATATTTGTTggattaaataaatttgacaacattattattgaaaatcttcttaattttgatttaacCTCTTCTAGTGATGTTATTTCAtcaaaatttgataattatcatttttgtCAAAGTTTACATTTAAGTGgtttaaataaacatatttctGAGGTGTTCCTTCAACATGAAGTTATAACACATCGtgaatttatattaaaaatgattggAAAAAGttcaaaagttttaaaaattaatgatatatttaggagaggaacattaaaaaatgaaaatgttgaaaaaaatgattttccatatattttagaaaaaattccATCTAGTTATACattaagaaatttattacatttagATCATGTTAGTTATTGTATaacaaatgaaataaattttttaaaaacaaaaataaaagaatcctcaaaagtttttttacaaatacaatatttagaaacaattttattagaaaaaggaataagaaaaattgatTTAAGAAGAATATTAAGACCAATTTCAATAATTGAAGGAATAAAACTTGATTATGCCAAAAAGTATGATTGTAGTATTGAggaaatttattgttatggTACTATTAAAGAACCTGAAGATAAATCTCATGTTTTAGAACTTCAAGGATGTTATTTAATTGGTTGTACATATGACATAAAAacacaaaaaaatatgtatatattaaaagagtTATCACCATCAGACAATCCCTCTACCCCAATAccaaatatatatgtttgtttaaaaaatgtatcatCAAACTTTCTTCAAAcactttcaaaaaaatttttaatgtctGAATtggtattaaataaaaaacatcaAGATAATCAagctaaaatatttaaaaaaatgtattttcaATTGTATCATTATGATAATgtattaaatgaatatttaccAATATTACCAATAATGATTCATTCAAATATACCAGAATCTCATTGGTGTTTAAGaggaataaaattattaacatcatcccccaaaatattttaa